The genomic interval tgaaatcaattaaaatttatcaCATGCCAGTTGCTTCATTAAGACACAAAGGCGAGCAAGCGCCGGCGGTGTCCCCAAGGTGCAATTCGTTATTCAATTCCAAGGACAATGGCGGTCAGGATGCGGCTGCCTTGTAATTTGTCCTGCCCCCAACTTCAACTTCCACCGACAAACTGGCAAACAGGCAGACAGTTGTTGTTATCGGCTTAAGGAAGACAATAAAACGGCGTCGCCGTTTGTcgctttaaataataaaaacatttgatTTGCCAACTCTGGCACGTGGCAGGACCTCCGAAGTCAGTGGCGTTATCCTCGCACCGGCTGAGAATGCGCAAGCAAATCGCAGATAAAGCCAACGCGTAAATTAATGGTCGCCACGTGTCACTTGCTGCCCTTGCTACCAACATCGACTTGGTTGGGATCACTTGGGATTGGTTTGAATTGAATGGGAATGGCCGGACACGCTGGGTGGTCCAAGGACTGCAACTACACCATGTGTGGGAGCAGCTTATGGCCAGCAAATTATCGCCTCTatgcgatggcgatggcaagTGGTGGTGACCCCCAGTGTTTGCTCTGCGGCTGATAATTGAGGCGTAAATGTCGGCACACGTCCGGACTCCAGACCGCCGGCCATCCGGGACTTAAGTTGATACATTGTTGTCATATGATCACAGTGGAGTTTATGGAGCGGATTTATTCGCAATTCCAGCTCCGCTTACTCATGCCACCCAAGTGCACTTTGCCCTGGGTTTTAGGACTGCACACAATGTTGATGATAACCCTATCAAAAGTTGAATGCTGACGAGTAGCTATAAGGATGCAGCTCATTGTTGAGTTCGTAAAAAGTTAATAAACCCTGCAAGTATCAATGGTTGCATAACAAAAGAATGGGTTCATAAACAAAGGCGAGCTTTTGATTTTCCAGTTGACGTTGTGGTTTCAAAGCGCCACGCAAAACCTTTGACCATATGCGCTAAAAATATTGCCATATTCATGCCCTCGAAGGGTTTTTAAATTGGTATTATATATGCAAGTAACGTACGAAGTAATAAATCTAAATGCTCTATAATATTtagatttaaaattaacatcAAATACAAGTCCTATGATTTCTTGCtatcaatataaataagttttttcAATTACGAAAACTGTACATCTTCTTTATTTTGGGTAGTATAAgattattgatattttattatttttactaaCTAGATGTTTTGTTGTAAATACGACTGTTGGTCGTGAAACTCTATTGAGAAACTCccataaatatttccataCTCCAACGATGATACCCTTCATCAGCGGAGAACGATTAAAGCCACCCCAGTTAAGGATATTTGTCCAAATCGAAATCACACCACCAAGTCGAGGATTACCGGATGGATATTCTGGGGACGCTTGGCATATGGCCACTTGGCAACACCGAGGAATCAGTCGAACAAAGCCCAGAGATGGGTTAACAATTGTCAAATAACCACAGGACATGCACATGAGTGCATCGCCGTTTGATTGCCAAGCATGTGTGGTGTGTGCGAAAGGATAAAGGATAACCTGAGGTGGGCCATGATGGGCAGTTGCTTTGATCCTTGATTGGAATCGGCCCACTTGGGGACGCAGCTGGTCGCGTGATTGATGGCCAAGACACAGATTCCACAATTCCGCATCACTGATTGCTTTAATCGAGTGCCAACGTCTGAAGTCTGAGCTCCAAATTAAATGGTGTCAACTTTGCGGCGAGTACACCATAAAAACCGATGACCATAACAGATAAAAtgcttttttctttattgtaTTGCGGCCAAGTTGCAGAGCAAGCgcaaaacaatatttaaatttcaaaagtttggaATGTACCAGTTAAATGAAGCAGAAGCAAGATTGTTGTCGCACAGAAAGCATTTTGAAGCTGCCTTTCTGCATTGCGCCGCTGGAAAGTCAGAggaatataaatgtttaacaCTCGAAGGGGATGGCTCAGATGAAAAATATAGTTAGCACCCAAGGCTGACCACGCCCACCAAATCGAATTGACACTCATGGTGGACACATTTTGGAAATTGATCCCAGGGACGTGCGGCATACAACTAGCCCAGAGTTGCACtcataaatcataaatcaaTAGGAGCGCAAAAAAAACCAACCCACTTCCACATCTGAACCCGGCTAATGATGTCTTAAAAAATGTGACAGCAAATGGGGGGCCATCGATGTCCTCGGGTCAAACGCATTATCAAAATTGCCGTTTCAGCTGCCGAGGCGATGCGCGCCAGCCTgggaaattgaatttccacGTCCCTAAGTGGCCAGCATCGGGCAGAGTAACAATATTTTTCCAAATCGGCTTTAAGTCATGAAAAGTAATAGACAACCCCCGGTCGCCGTAAAAAGCAGATTGCGAGGCGCGTCAGCCGTACAGCCAGGAGACGAAGATTGTGGAACACATGCTGTGCGCATATGATGACTGACGACGGTGATGATGAGGCTGGGCCGCTTATCACGAGGGAACAGCCACACGCACTGGGTGCCGAAAAATTGGGCGAGCTGAAGGGCCAAGCAACATGTGAAGCCGGAGGAAGCTTAGCTACCGAAACAAGTTTACATTCAAATCGTTAAATGACTGGGATTCTTCTTAAATATACGGTAGGCTTGAATTCGTATAAAGgtttttttgtaaatcaaaAGAAGTGGCCCAAATATCCCACAATCAAAAGAGTAATCAAGATAtccaataaaataattattcaaacTTACGTTAAGGTTAACTATATCATAACTACTCCAAATCGTCCGGTATCTCCGAGTCCTCAATCGTTCGCGTCGCTGGTATATACACTTTGAAGGCGAACTTGGACTTGACAAAGGAGCCGGTATTGAGAACAGTGCATCCATGTTGACTGCTGCTAAAGCTCTGGCACGAATCACCCATGACAATCAGATCCGGCAGTGGATACAACCACAGAGCAGGATCGTAGTCCCAGTGCACGGGCATGGCAATCGGATGTATGGGCACCAAGTGACCCTGGCACACAATCGTTCTGGCAAAATGCTGCTCGATCTGCGACGTGTCTTCGGGAAAATGCAACGTATTTCGGCAAAACTTGGCCATTAAATCCAGACGGCAGACAACGATCTGCTGGGTGCAGTACTGCAGACGACAGGGATTCGTGGCCAACTGGGTGCGTGGCCAGGCCTTCAGCAGACCGGCTGCCAGGCATTCGGGAATGGGAGCACGAGGCAGAATATTTGGTGCCGTGGGATCCTCCGAAGAGGGTACGAGTATCAGATCCGTTTGTTTCTTCAGCTGCTCGCAGCCAGCCGCCAAGCCACCCAAAGCATCCAGGTGATGCCTCAGCTCATGATGATTCCTTGTGCTGGCCGTGAATGGACCCATGAGCACAATAGCCTGCGGCGGGCAGGAATCGTAGCCGACGAACAACTGACGCAGCTTGTCCATGACAACTGGCAGATCCAAGCGAACGTCGGAAAGGAAAACAATGGTTGTTTCTGTGTTGGTGCGCTCCAGTTCCTGCAGTCCGGCCGAGTACTTCAGCAGCTTAGCAGACTCACCGCCCCAGGTGTTGGCGGTGCCGAAGAACGCTCGACTGCTGCTTGCCGGCTCCGCGGGTGGAAAGCCCAGGCCGTCAACTGGAAAAgcataaaatattcctatGATGTAGTTATTGACTACTTGAGGCTTCTTACCCTTGAGCACACCGTTGTTATAGTGGCCCTCCGCCAAAACGAAGCAGCCCTCGCAGAAGAAGCCAGCATGGAAACGGGCACCAGTGAGATCTAACTGCACGCATCCCGTTGGATCCTCGACATAGAACTTGCCCTCCTTCAGTTGGGTAAGCAGTCCCAAAACCACGGCCTCCCGCATCGTCGAGGTGGCCAGCAGATTCTCAGCGAACTGGAGCTTAAATTTCTTAGCCTGGGCCTCGGCTCCAACGCCATCCTGGATGACGGCGGGTGCGAAGAGGTCGTGTCGCAGCGTTTTCTGTAGTAACATGGCATATCGTTGCTGCATGTAGTCCGATTTCATGCGAGGAGCGGTCAGCAACTGGCGCGGCTGTGTGTCCAGTTCGAATTTCTTGACCCGCTGGTTGTACCGGAAACGGGGCACCGTAAACGCATCGATCAGGGCAAATACCGTCTCCCCTTCATCCAATCCCACCCGGTTTAGCTCATTGATGGCCTTCTCCAGGGCGGCCCGCTCCACATGGGGCGTCAGAAGCTTTTGGCTTTGCAGATTCTCGGTGATCACCGTCAGCCACTTGTCCCGTTCCGCGGCGTCGAAGGGCAGCAGCTGCTCTGCCAGGTAGGAACTGTTCTCCGAGCGGATGAGGAAGCCACATAGCTTGAAAGTGTTTGTTATTCGCTTTCGCAGAGGCAGTAAATCCACATCCATTGttattaaaagtttttcgCGCGCAAATTAGAGATGGAACTGCTCAATTATCGATATCAGTCGTAAATGTGGGACCAGCATGTATGACAAATCAAATACCGAATTGAAATGCAAGCCTAAGAAGTCATCGATAGCTGGCGGGAATGGAATGGATTTCAAAATAGTTTTGAATGGATTTGGTGTTCAAAGAAgttggcttttggttttgtaaatatttattaagttaaATGTGGAAATGCCGCCCAGAGATTGTGAAAGGTATGATGACTTCCTGCTGCTCATTGGAGACTTTGGACCCTTTCAAAAGCGACTGCTTTTTTGGATGATGCCCGCCGCCTTTCTGTTCGCCTTCACCTACTTTGGTCAGATATTCATGATACTGCTGCCAAAGAATCACTGGTGCAAAGTAAGCGAACTCCAGGGATTGCCAGAAAATGAGCAAAAGAATCGGGGCATTCCCAAAAAGTCTGATGGCAGTTACGAGAATTGTTTCATGTACAATATACCCTACAACTCCAATAAGACCAACGATGCAAACGAGACAAGGAGCAAGGTACCCTGCAACAATGGTTGGATCTACGATCGCAAGGAGGTGCCCTACGAGTCCATTGCCACCGAGTACGATTGGGTGTGCGACAAGGAGGATTTCGGTACATATAGTGTCGTTGTCTACTTCGTGGGCTGCATTGTGGGTTGCCTCTGCTTTGGCTACATCACCGATCACTCCGGTCGCCTGGTGGCCCTATTCCTGGCCAACGCCTGCTCCATGATCGGCGGCTGCGTCAGTGCGGTCTGCAAGGACTTTCCCTGCTTCGCTGCCAGTCGATTTGTGACTGGACTGGCAATGAACTACTGCTTCGTTCCCATCTACATACTAAGTGAGTGCTGCACTGTAAATGACCATAAATCCTTATATAATCACTTCTATTTGAAATAGCTTTGGAGAACGTTGGCATGAAGTATCGCACTCTGGTGGGCAACTTGGCCCTCACTTTCTCCTTCACCTTGGGCGCCTGCCTGCTTCCCTGGCTGGCCTACGCCTTCAGCAATTGGAGGCACTATGCCATGGTCGTTGCCGTTCCAGTGGTACTAATGATACTGACCAGTTTGCTGGCTCCAGAGTCACCAAGGTATGTTATGATTAGATTTTCTAAAGCTGTATGCACTTCGTATCACATTGCAGTTGGCTTTTGTCGGTGGGTAAGGTGGACTGGGGAATAGAAGTGCTTAGAGATGCGGCCAAGGCCAATGGAAAAACCATTTCCGAAGAGACTTGGTCGGAGATGAAGGAATGCTTTGAACTCAAATTCGCCAACGAGCAATTGGGAAAGCAGTATACCAGTCTGGATCTCTTTAAGACATTTCGCAGATGCGTCGTCCTTATAATTTTGATCGTTACTTGGATGACGGTGGCCATGGCGTACGATGCCCATGTGCGGGTCGTTCAAATTCTGGACACCGATGTGTTCATAACCTTTTCCCTTTCCTCGCTCGTTGAAATACCTGCTGGAATTGTGCCAATGTTTCTGCTAGATCGAATTGGTCGCAAGCCCATGATGTCGGCCGTTATGCTGTTGTGTGCCACATGCAGTCTATTCGTTGGCTTATTGAAAGGGGAATGGTATGTATCAGCAGCGGCCATTGCAGCCAGATTTTTCATCACCATGGGCTACAATGTGGGCCAACAGTGGGCCTCTGAAATACTGCCAACTGTGCTGCGTGGCCAGGGACTGGCGGTCATTAACATTATGGGCCAGATGGGTGCCCTAATCTCGCCAGTTGTCCTCAGCACCCACCGCTTTTATCGAGCTCTACCCATGTTTATAATTACTTTGGTGTCGGTAGTAGGCGCTTCAATAATCTTGGTGCTGCCAGAAACCAAGGGAGCTACGATGCCACAGACATTGGATGAGGCGGAAAAGCGCTGGACGTTACGTTGTAAGGATCGTAAAATAAATGCGGATATATAAAAACGTTTTAGGGCTTTATAATTGTTATTCCaattgaattaataaaaagcattttgaAATAGCGCCGATAGTCCGATAAATGTATAGCCAAGTTTCCCGCCACGGTTCGAGTCTTTGATACAGTTCCGTATGCTCGTGTGGTATTTTTAAGcctatttaatattttggtGTATGGTCACAGTGGTCAGCACGTGGAATTGAATTTTGCTGTTTATACACTTATTCCCTCAAAATGGATGTTGTTAAGGAAGTTTTGGCAAAACACCAAAAGGAATTGGACAAATACAAGCCAATCACAGTAGAAAAGCATTTGGAATGCCGACTGGATGTTGGCAGCCTGCTGATCACAGATCCCAACGATTTCGATGACCGGGAATTGAGGTAAGCGGCTGTTTCCAGCGAGGATTACGAATGTTTCACCAATTCAATTGTTTTTAGGGCCAACAAAGAGGAGTACCTGACCGCACTGACACGGGAGAACACCCAACTGCTGGTGAATGCCATTTGGGAGCTGCCCACCGAACGGGTGGACGAGAGCATTGTGGCCAAGCTGCCGGAACCCACGACGGTACTGCCCCGCCTCCGCAAACCGCCAGGTCCACGTCCGCTCACCAAATGGGAGAAGTTCGCCAAGGAGAAGGGCATcaccaagaagaagaaggacaAGAAGACCTACGACGAGACCATGGATGCAAGTTTTAGCTCTTTAATCTTGAGAAGTAACAATCTAAACGCTTTCATATCTATAGAAATGGGTGCCCACATATGGTTTCAAGCGTGCCGAGGCCGAGAAGGCCAAGGATTGGGTGCTGGAGGTGCCACAGAACGCCGATCCCAATACGGACATGTTCCAGAAGAAGATTGACCTGCGTAACGAGAAGGTGGCCAAAAATGAGATCCAGCGCATGAAGAATATTGTGCGGGCGAAGAAGATCGACATGCCACGCAGTGGTTACTTGGGACCTGAGGCGGCCTCCTCCAGCCAGCTGTTAACAGCCGTCACTGTGGCCAAATCCTCCACAGCCTCGGTCGGCAAATTCCAAAACAAACTGCCCAAGGAGAAGGAGGCACGTGGTCTGGGCATTAAGGAGCTGATTCCTGGCGGCAAACGCAAGGCTTCGCATATCACACAAACGCCCGAGAAGGAGGCCAACCTGGATCTCATCAAGAGCGTGCTGAACAAGAAGCCCAAACTGGACGTGAGCAAGGCGGTATCGATGGAGAAGCGCGACAATCGCTTGGCGTAAGTTCAATCACATACGTATACTGAACCGAGTGTGGAGTTTAACTATATACTTTTCCAACAGACGTGAAGCAGAGGCTGAAAATGAGCCAGGCAAGAAGGGCGGCAAGAAGCCCAAGGGCAAGGGCAGTCGCAAGGCGGTGGGCAAGAAGTCCAAGGGCAATCGTGGTCAGAGAGCTCCAGGCAAGAAGGCGCAAGCCGGTCGCAAACGTCGCTAGGAAGAATTTCACATGCCTTAGGACATTTTAATTAACGAAAAACACTTTACACTTATGCTTAATAAATCTTAGCCATAAGACAAAACATAAACTATGTTCGGTAAAAACGCAAATTCACTGGTGACGTGTGCCGCTTAAGGTATTGATAAACGAAATTACGGAAAACGCGGTTAAAATTGCGTATGGAAGGCCAGTGAAGATTGGCGGCATTGTCGCGAGGCGTGTGCCAGACGTCTGGGAAAGGAGTGGCTACCAAATGTAGCACAGGAACATCTGCAAGTATAACAACTGTATTAATGTATTCAGCGTAAGAATATCAAACTTACTCTCACTTAAAAACGGTCGATGATCATCATCGACTAGACCACCGCTGACACGACTCAGAAACATATTGTTATTGCCCTCCAGCTGGCCGGCAGTGCGCAGAGATTTCTCAATCTGCACAAGACTGGAGTGCAGTCCGTCGGTGTTCTCGTAAAAACTGGAGAACTTGGGATTCCGCGCCCCAATGAGatccagcagcaccagcacttCCTGTTATTGGTTTAGCAATTTTAGCAAGCTGATAATTCACGCAAAGGTCATTGACTCACAATTCTGTCTATATTCCGTGGAGCTAGTTGGCCTGGGCTGCTGGTCTGGGAACCACTGCGTTTGCTGGCCAACTTCGCGGCCAGATGCTTGGAGCCATAAACGGAGTCCGCATCGGTCCACTCCTTGAAAGCCTCCTCGCCATCGAAGAATATGAGCTGGTGGATAAGAAGGTTCGAGTGTTTGAATAACTAAATGAAAGCTTATTCAATGTGTAAAGTATCTTTTGCCATGTAAAACTAATGTATGCCTAATTCCAAATGGAGATGTGAATAGCAAGTATACAACTTGTTTTCGCTCAGGTTTTCTATAGCTGGAGTTCATGGAAAATTTTGTAAAGCCATCAAGGTCTGTGGTAATGGCCGCTAAGTAAGCAACTTACCATAAGTCCCACATCGTTGCGATTGCGAAACTCTTTCTGCAGATACGCGCTCAATGTCTTGGCGGTGTTCAGCAGAATGGCACAAGGTACGGCGGAGTCGGTGGCGCCCACGAATCCGGGATCATTGGGAAAGTACTTGCTGTCGTAGTGGCAGGCCAGAGCGAGGAAGTTCTGAGCTTGCGGATTGAGCGTGCCCACAACATTGGCGAAGGTGAGCTCTCCGAAAACTGGCACTCTCTGCTTGAACTCATCCACTTCCGTTTGGAAGCCAAGGCCGTTCAGCGATTGCACCAGGTACTCGCGCACCTGCTCGCAATGTTAATTTTATAATGCCAAGCAATACAGTTTAAAACTTTATCACCCAACCTGCTGATGTCCGCGACTGCCGACGACGCGTGGCACCAAAATGGAGTCCAGGGTGCGGTTGAAATGGACCTCATCGTCTCGCCACTGTGAACCAATCTGCAATTTGGTCACATTACTATATAGATGGATGGCTACTTCTGTGATTTCCCAAGTGAGTCACATTGGAGCTCAGTTTGTTTTTCGAGTCGGGAGACTTACGTTTCCCGTTGCCGCTTGTTGCTGCGATGgcgggaggaggaggagcagcagcccgGCGGCGGCAAAAACTACGGAACCGTTCCCCATCTCTACGCTTCGGAGCTCGGCGACGCACTAAAGCGTGCGAACTGCGATCGGCGCCAGAAAAATCGAATCTTTACCGTAGTTTGTACTGTGTTGTGTTGTGGATTCGATGCTTTgatggctttggcttttgttttcgttttccacTGCCTCTTTGGCGGGCAAACCCACTTCGAAAGCTTTGAACTCGCATTCAAGAGAGTTTTTTAAGAGTTTTTTAAGAGCCAATCATGCTGATGTTGCGGGAGATCCAAAAAGCTTTGGAGCCGCGTTCGTTGGGGAAACGTGTGCCGACTAATTGATGCTTATAATGATAATTACCTCGATTGCATTGTAATGGCACCTAAAGCCTGATATCTCAAACCACACAAAAGTTCTGATATAAAAGTTATTTTAGATGTATAGATACATTTTGAGAATTACTTAGAATAtaacttatatttttcaaaaataagagttagtaatttaatttagtcATCATAAAAATCATAATTAATTCCAAAAGTATTTCTCGCTTTCATAAAGACTTGCcacatttcaaagaaattAGCCACAAAAGTGCGCATAATTTTGATCATATTGCGAATGGTGGGAAAGTGTAAATTTTCGGCATTATCAGCTGCCGTATAAAGCACACTTGGAAATTCCTGTGGACCCACGTGAAGAACTGGCACATCTGTGGACATACTCTTTATAAAGTTTGTCTTAAAGTTATAAAACTATCATATTACCAAGTTCGTCGAATGAAATATGATCGTCAAGCAGATCGTTGTCGTAGTGCGTTTTCTTTTCAAACAACAAATGACAGTCGTCGAGTTGTCCGGTTTTTCTGAGAGCCACTTCGATGTCAGCAATCATGTTGTGCAAATCGTTGGTAACTTCAAAGTAGCTCAGAAAGGTTTGATTGGGCGCTCCAATATAGCTAAGAGTTACTGCAACAGCCTAGTGAaagaataatatattttttcttatatattaACTTCATGTGCCCACCATGTTTTCCAAGGGTATAAATTCATCATCTACAAAGTGCTGTGAGCCCATGATTTGATTGTCGTCATAGGGATCTGAGCTCAAAGGATTGTGCCCATCGAAGAAGATAAACTTTAAAAACCCGTTctgtaattaaaaagttttaacgAGTTTACGACTACTCACAGCCAGTCCAAAGTCACTCTTTTTAGACCACTTTTCCATTAAAAGTGGTTTCAATGTTTTGGCCACATTAAGAAGAATGGCACACGAAACAGCACTTTCTGTGGCTCCAAGGAACTCGTCGGTTGTGCCATTCTCTGGCCTTTTGCTGTCGTAGTGACAGGTTAGCATCAGATAAAACCTTGCACCCATATTCCAAAAGCCTACCAAATTGGTAAGATTTACTCCTCCCGCGTGGAATTCATTCCTCAAAGTGGTGAATTGCAAACGCttcagctccatctccatgaAGTCACGAACTTCGTGATGTCCTTGGCTGCCCACATATCGAGGCTTTAGCAGTTTGGCCAACGTTGCATTAAAGTGCTCCTCATCGTCAGCGAATTTCAATGGTTGCTTTTCAACGACCCAACGCAAAAGCATTGCATTAAAAACCACATATATTATGGTTAGGAACAACGCAATCCTTCCCAGCATTTGGAGAATGACTTCCTGTTGCAACTGGCAGTAGCGAATGAGTTGGATTGTTGCCTAGAAAAACACACATCACAGAATTTCCCCATAACTAAAGCATTCGTCATGAAAGTTAGCAGGTTGTTAGTTAATTAGCAACGACTGTTTCCAGAACTGGAAAAAGTTTGCTTTTCCTAGAATGGGAAAAATCTGTGATATGTATCCAACATTTAAACTTTGACAATGCACTTTACTAGAGGCGCAGTTTCGAATGAGttcttaatttcttttaattttaaaaatattaaaatgaaaactgtaattcttaatttcttttaattttcaaaatattaaaatgaaaactgtaattcttaatttcttttaattttcaaaatattaaaatgaaaactgtaATTAGAAAAAATTAACTTAAAGATAACCTCAGCGTGTATTTTCAGGCCACTTTGACCCGTTTTCATATTTGTAGGTACGGATTTCCATTTCGCTCGATGATCGACTTGGGTTCGCCTCATGCTGCTTATATTTCGTCTTGCGAAACATTTTGCTGGATCGAAACTCGTCCTTCGATAAGGTCCTCAAACTGGAGCCCTGGTGCCAGTTATGTCTCGGATGGGATTTTCTTGATCCCGGGCCACAGCAGGGCATATGCCATATCCTTTGATTCTTACCGAATTCGGCGCCATCACTGAGCGTTTCCGGCAGTTCGTGGTTCAGTGTTTCCGGCAGAAACAGAGACAGCAGTCCACCAATGATGCCCAGGACACCCAAAATGATCAGCGTGCTGGATAGGGACTTTTTGGAAAGATAGACCACTGGCGGGGACATCAGCATCGCCACAAAGCCCATCGTGTGGATGAAGGCCACTCCTTGGGCCCTCACCACAGTGGGCAGTATCTCGGCGGCCCACTGCAGTCCTATATTATAGCAGATGTTGGCAAAGAATCTACCAGCTAGTGCCGATACCCTCATGTATTCCCGCTGGTGTAAGGTGGCTCCTACCAGGCTGAAAACCCCACTCAAGGAGGTGTAAAAAAAGGAGCACCAACGACGTCCAAAGCGATCGAGAGTAAGGATCACCAGGATATTACCCGGCAACTCGGTGGCACAAGCGATGGTGAAGAACACAAAGATGTTATCACTATCCAGGACACTGGCCGCCCGCACATGTCCGTCGTAGACCAAGGAAATGGACATCCAGATGACAATCATCAGGATCATATAGCGGGCCATTCGCTTTCCTCTGAATATGGAACACACTGTAAAATCGCGTCCATTGAGCTCCTCCTTATAGAACTGCGTGCAGCTCGCCTCGAAGAGATCAAGTACCTCCTGGGACACGTACTTCTTGTTCACCTCAATGACATTCTTCAGTATCTCCATGGCCTTGTCGATCTGACCCACCGATACCAGCCAGCTGTGTGGATAGATGTGAGCTCTTGGTTTGGAGGTGGCACAATTTGGATACCCACCGCGCAGATTCGGGCAGCAGGAAGAATGAGAACATGGCCAGCACAATGGGTAGGGATGTGAATGAGGAGAATCTCCTCCAATTTCCCGCGGAAAGCGCTATCCACGGCATCAGCATCGTGAATGGGCAGTAGAACAGGGCCAGCGATAGATTGGCCACCAGGGTGCGGTACTTGGGGCCAACATACTCGAGCACTTGAAATAACAAGAggtattttaatattaaaaaaaaaaaaactaaaatatatcACATTGTGCACAGTGTGTGTGCACGTTTTTACCCAAAATGTATACCATCGTAAAGCAGGTATCGTAGGAGGCGCCAACTAGAAATCTCGAAACCGCAAAGCTAAAGAAGTTCGAGGACATCGAGGTGGCCAGGCTGCCAACCAGAGCAAGGAAACAGCTACTGACCAACGCCGCCACCCGTCCACAGTGATCGGCAAAGTGGCCATAGCCAAGTCCGCCCAAAATCGAACCCAAGAAGAAGATGATCTGGGCATAGGTGGCATACTTGTCGTCCTCGCACAGCCAGCCAAACTCCATGGTGGCCGATTTGAAAGGTCTGTCCTCTTGATCGAAAACATAACCCTTCCGGCAGGGTATCGTGGACAGCGAGGTGTTGATATAGGCACTCTGATTCTCTGCAAAGTGGATCTTCGTGTAGTTGGTGTCGTACATCCGGCAGCGACTGTAAGAGCCATCCTTCTCCTTTGGTATGGACAACTGTTTGCGCAGCTCCAGCGGCGTATGCGAAAGTTCCGGCACAAAACAGTAGTACTTCGGTGGACTCAAGCACATAAAGATCTGGCCCAGATACACGAAGGCGGTGATGAAGCAGAAGGGTATCATGAACAGGAACAGCCTAATCTGAAAGCGGCCAAACTGGCC from Drosophila yakuba strain Tai18E2 chromosome 3L, Prin_Dyak_Tai18E2_2.1, whole genome shotgun sequence carries:
- the LOC6533126 gene encoding glutaminyl-peptide cyclotransferase isoform X2 → MEKWSKKSDFGLAFIFFDGHNPLSSDPYDDNQIMGSQHFVDDEFIPLENMAVAVTLSYIGAPNQTFLSYFEVTNDLHNMIADIEVALRKTGQLDDCHLLFEKKTHYDNDLLDDHISFDELDVPVLHVGPQEFPSVLYTAADNAENLHFPTIRNMIKIMRTFVANFFEMWQVFMKARNTFGINYDFYDD
- the LOC6533126 gene encoding glutaminyl-peptide cyclotransferase isoform X1, whose protein sequence is MLGRIALFLTIIYVVFNAMLLRWVVEKQPLKFADDEEHFNATLAKLLKPRYVGSQGHHEVRDFMEMELKRLQFTTLRNEFHAGGVNLTNLVGFWNMGARFYLMLTCHYDSKRPENGTTDEFLGATESAVSCAILLNVAKTLKPLLMEKWSKKSDFGLAFIFFDGHNPLSSDPYDDNQIMGSQHFVDDEFIPLENMAVAVTLSYIGAPNQTFLSYFEVTNDLHNMIADIEVALRKTGQLDDCHLLFEKKTHYDNDLLDDHISFDELDVPVLHVGPQEFPSVLYTAADNAENLHFPTIRNMIKIMRTFVANFFEMWQVFMKARNTFGINYDFYDD
- the LOC6533127 gene encoding beta-alanine transporter isoform X1; this translates as MKPRFISHILNFALCFNMANDENENASTEDDDVPKKRERRDQGQQSELMKIRKYNNEPDKVDIGVQVDSLEKVKVTYVEPDEEEEPSHSFFWGKKRSETSLPRRSWVTDDYIDFDDLLPMIGQFGRFQIRLFLFMIPFCFITAFVYLGQIFMCLSPPKYYCFVPELSHTPLELRKQLSIPKEKDGSYSRCRMYDTNYTKIHFAENQSAYINTSLSTIPCRKGYVFDQEDRPFKSATMEFGWLCEDDKYATYAQIIFFLGSILGGLGYGHFADHCGRVAALVSSCFLALVGSLATSMSSNFFSFAVSRFLVGASYDTCFTMVYILVLEYVGPKYRTLVANLSLALFYCPFTMLMPWIALSAGNWRRFSSFTSLPIVLAMFSFFLLPESARWLVSVGQIDKAMEILKNVIEVNKKYVSQEVLDLFEASCTQFYKEELNGRDFTVCSIFRGKRMARYMILMIVIWMSISLVYDGHVRAASVLDSDNIFVFFTIACATELPGNILVILTLDRFGRRWCSFFYTSLSGVFSLVGATLHQREYMRVSALAGRFFANICYNIGLQWAAEILPTVVRAQGVAFIHTMGFVAMLMSPPVVYLSKKSLSSTLIILGVLGIIGGLLSLFLPETLNHELPETLSDGAEFGKNQRIWHMPCCGPGSRKSHPRHNWHQGSSLRTLSKDEFRSSKMFRKTKYKQHEANPSRSSSEMEIRTYKYENGSKWPENTR
- the LOC6533127 gene encoding beta-alanine transporter isoform X2, whose product is MKPRFISHILNFALCFNMANDENENASTEDDDVPKKRERRDQGQQSELMKIKYNNEPDKVDIGVQVDSLEKVKVTYVEPDEEEEPSHSFFWGKKRSETSLPRRSWVTDDYIDFDDLLPMIGQFGRFQIRLFLFMIPFCFITAFVYLGQIFMCLSPPKYYCFVPELSHTPLELRKQLSIPKEKDGSYSRCRMYDTNYTKIHFAENQSAYINTSLSTIPCRKGYVFDQEDRPFKSATMEFGWLCEDDKYATYAQIIFFLGSILGGLGYGHFADHCGRVAALVSSCFLALVGSLATSMSSNFFSFAVSRFLVGASYDTCFTMVYILVLEYVGPKYRTLVANLSLALFYCPFTMLMPWIALSAGNWRRFSSFTSLPIVLAMFSFFLLPESARWLVSVGQIDKAMEILKNVIEVNKKYVSQEVLDLFEASCTQFYKEELNGRDFTVCSIFRGKRMARYMILMIVIWMSISLVYDGHVRAASVLDSDNIFVFFTIACATELPGNILVILTLDRFGRRWCSFFYTSLSGVFSLVGATLHQREYMRVSALAGRFFANICYNIGLQWAAEILPTVVRAQGVAFIHTMGFVAMLMSPPVVYLSKKSLSSTLIILGVLGIIGGLLSLFLPETLNHELPETLSDGAEFGKNQRIWHMPCCGPGSRKSHPRHNWHQGSSLRTLSKDEFRSSKMFRKTKYKQHEANPSRSSSEMEIRTYKYENGSKWPENTR